One part of the Oceanihabitans sp. IOP_32 genome encodes these proteins:
- the pta gene encoding phosphate acetyltransferase translates to MNKGIYVATVESNSGKSLAVLGLMRMLLGKTAKVGYFRPLIDDVQDGELDNHVNTVISHFDIDLEYEQAFVYTRSQVLDLYNQGKSGHVIDEIIKKYKYLEERFDFVLVEGTDFSRENVSLELDINILISKNLGLPVFIVSQGDEKQIKEIVDNVQLTHDSFKEEVDVISIMVNKVNPADIDDLKIELNNRINNKTTISVIPKIKNLASPTLKEILNQLDGRILFGQDMINAKIDDFSVGAMQLRNYLTHLKENALVITPGDRADIVLGVLQANISKNYPKLSGIVLTGGIIPEEPILKLLEGLTSVIPVISVKEGTFEITNTIGKVKSKIYADNTDKITTSIATFEKHVDTDTLSDDLITFKSDIFTPRMFQYNLLQRALKDKKHIVLPEGKDERVLRATARLIAARVVDITLIGEVDIIKENIKKLNIALNIEDINIVSPITSPHFEDYVNTFYELRKHKNINLDMARDTMADVSYFATMMIYKGHADGMVSGALHTTAHTLRPALQFIKTKPGVNIVSSVFFMCLEDRVSIFGDCAINPNPNAEQLAEIAISSAQTARNFGIEPKVAMLSYSSGASGKGEEVDKVRAATEIAKKQVPDLKIEGPIQYDAAVDMRIGKSKLPDSDVAGQASVLIFPDLNTGNNTYKAVQRETGALAIGPMLQGLNKPVNDLSRGCTADDIYSTVIITAIQAQDF, encoded by the coding sequence ATGAATAAAGGAATTTATGTAGCTACAGTTGAATCGAATAGCGGTAAATCACTTGCTGTACTGGGTTTAATGCGTATGCTTTTAGGAAAAACAGCCAAAGTAGGTTATTTTAGGCCTCTTATAGACGATGTTCAAGATGGCGAACTAGATAACCATGTAAATACGGTAATTTCGCATTTTGATATTGATCTAGAATACGAACAGGCCTTTGTCTATACCAGAAGTCAAGTATTAGACCTATACAACCAAGGAAAATCGGGGCATGTTATTGACGAAATTATAAAAAAGTACAAATATTTGGAGGAACGCTTCGATTTTGTTCTTGTTGAAGGTACCGATTTCTCACGCGAAAACGTTAGTTTAGAACTAGATATTAATATATTAATTTCTAAAAACTTAGGCTTACCCGTTTTTATTGTCTCGCAAGGCGATGAAAAACAAATTAAAGAAATTGTAGATAATGTACAGTTAACCCACGACAGTTTTAAAGAAGAGGTTGATGTGATTTCTATAATGGTGAATAAAGTTAATCCGGCTGATATTGACGATTTAAAAATAGAATTAAATAATCGCATCAATAACAAAACTACTATTAGTGTTATTCCTAAAATAAAAAATTTAGCGAGTCCGACTTTAAAAGAAATTTTAAACCAACTAGATGGCCGCATTCTTTTTGGCCAAGATATGATTAACGCCAAAATTGATGATTTTAGTGTAGGCGCCATGCAACTTCGCAATTACCTTACCCATTTAAAAGAAAATGCCTTAGTGATTACCCCTGGCGATAGAGCCGATATTGTTTTAGGTGTTCTACAAGCCAATATCTCTAAAAACTACCCGAAATTATCGGGTATTGTTTTAACAGGCGGTATTATACCCGAAGAGCCGATTTTAAAATTACTTGAAGGTCTTACAAGTGTGATACCCGTAATAAGTGTAAAAGAAGGCACGTTCGAGATTACCAATACTATTGGTAAAGTAAAGTCTAAGATATATGCCGATAATACTGATAAAATAACAACATCCATAGCCACGTTTGAGAAACATGTAGATACGGATACACTGTCCGATGATTTAATTACGTTTAAATCTGATATTTTCACACCTAGAATGTTCCAGTATAATTTATTGCAACGTGCTCTAAAAGATAAAAAACACATTGTACTACCAGAAGGTAAAGATGAGCGTGTATTACGTGCTACTGCAAGACTAATTGCTGCCCGCGTGGTCGATATCACTTTAATTGGTGAGGTTGATATCATAAAAGAGAACATAAAAAAACTCAATATTGCGTTAAACATTGAAGACATAAATATTGTTTCTCCAATTACATCTCCACACTTTGAAGATTACGTAAACACCTTCTATGAACTTAGAAAACATAAAAATATAAATCTAGATATGGCGAGAGATACCATGGCCGATGTCTCTTACTTTGCTACCATGATGATTTATAAAGGACATGCCGATGGCATGGTTTCTGGTGCCTTACACACTACGGCACACACCTTGCGTCCAGCTTTACAGTTTATAAAAACAAAACCAGGGGTTAACATTGTCTCATCGGTGTTTTTTATGTGTTTAGAAGATCGCGTTTCTATTTTTGGCGATTGCGCTATTAATCCAAACCCCAATGCTGAGCAATTAGCAGAAATCGCCATTTCGTCTGCACAAACAGCTAGGAATTTTGGAATTGAACCAAAAGTGGCCATGCTATCCTACTCTTCCGGCGCCTCTGGTAAAGGCGAAGAAGTAGATAAAGTTAGAGCAGCTACAGAAATCGCTAAAAAACAAGTTCCAGATTTAAAAATTGAAGGCCCTATTCAATACGATGCCGCCGTAGACATGCGTATTGGTAAAAGCAAACTGCCCGATTCTGATGTTGCAGGACAAGCCAGTGTACTTATTTTTCCAGACTTAAACACAGGAAACAACACCTACAAAGCCGTACAACGAGAAACAGGAGCCTTAGCTATTGGCCCTATGTTGCAAGGCCTTAATAAACCCGTAAACGATTTAAGTCGCGGCTGTACTGCCGACGATATTTATAGTACTGTAATAATAACCGCCATACAAGCACAAGACTTTTAA